The stretch of DNA caatattgtttttattttactaAATTTCTGATATTCTGCTCATGTTTTCTGGCATACTGATAATGGTCCAAAAATGacaggaaatatggcccaggctttCTTTTGTTGAACCTACCTGCCAGGTTTAGGTCATTAGAAATGTTTCTGCACAAACTAAGGCCTAACACTTTTAGTTTCCAATAGTTAACATCTGCATCACTAATGTAAACTTGGAGCAATGTGAAATTGGTCATGaagctatattttactgatggtgTGAACTCTGatattgtacagggttttggtctgaagatagaaacaaaaagctggaataactcagcgggtcagacagcatctctggagaaaaggtgacgtttcaggtcaaaacctttCTCCAGTCTGGTGATAggtcagtctgagaaagggtcttgacccaaaaggtcacctattccttttctccagagatgctgtctgacttgctgagttactccagctttttgtgtctatctttggtttaaaccagcatctgcagttccttcctacacagttttggtccccttagGTAAGTGGAGGTGGGTCCAAATTCACTGGGCTAACTCCCGGGATGTGATAATTCTCCTATCACTGGTGCCCATAAAAACCACACTGTATTTTGAAGTTTCAAAAAGtgggaggtgatcttattgaaacacagacAATGGGACACAGCAGGCTAGAtgttgagtttaagaaggaacttcagatgctggaaaatcgaaggtacacaaaaatgctggagaaactcagcaggtgcagcagcatctatggagcgaaggagataggtaacgtttcgggccgaaacccttcttcagacgttgagATGGTTCCATGAGTCGGAGAAACCCAAACTTCTGGAAATACTTTCCAAATGAAGAGGTAAAACTGAGGTAAATAAAATTTCTCACAAAAGTTGGTGCATCTCTGTAATTCTCCACCCCACAGTACTGTGGAAATTAGATTAGTGGTGATATTTAGAGAGAAAGTAGATACATTTCTGAAGGTTCATGGAATTGTGCGCAAATGGGAACTGGTACAGAGTGGAGAGGAGAAATGGGCAGAGCAGCCATTATTATTTTGAATGGTATGGTAGGCTTGAGGGGCGATTTGGTCCACTCCTGTTTCTACTTTCTTATGCTCGTATGTAAACCGGACCTTGCCAGGTTCCACAACAAAGGGGATACACCCCGTTGGTGGGTAGTATCAGGCTGTCTTGCTTTGCATCCATTGTGGTGTCAACTCTGAATTACCAAAGTATCTGAAATCAAAAGCATCTTgatcttaatagacaatagacaataggtgctggcgtaggccattcggcccttcgagccagcaccacaattcacttcgatcatggctgatcatccacaatcagtaccccgtttctgccagagaattgacctccactgccttctgaggcagagaattccacagattcacaactctctgtgtgaaaaagtttttcctcatcgccgttctaaacggcttaccccctattcttaaacggtggtccctggttctggactcttaaTCTCTTAGCATTTGGAAATCCCTGCTCTTTTCGAGGTTTATGGGCATCAAAAtccggacaaacagactcaaggacagtttctttcccTGGGCCATTAGAACGTCCTCAAATATCCGTTCCACTGTCATCCATTCCACTATAAAACAGACCACTCAGCTAATAtttcttttttgtttttaattcttttaaagtatttattacattttaaagtGTAGCATTCTCCCATTGCAATGTTCTATCTAGGCGTGATAATTATAATGTATCTACTATTTTAAGCAGTTACATAACGTATTGAATGTATTGGATGTGTTTTCGTCTTGTTTggacttgttttggttgcactgatcaggagtagctctcctaattccgttgtatttctaagtacaattactataaaggcttattattattattattattattattattatgatgggcGCGATTCAAGGTGGGCAATTATTGCAAGTGTCCTCGTACCACGCTAGGATGGGAACTACTGCACTTACAGCGCGAAGGCAGCAGTGAATAATTCCAGGGCAGCCGTGACTCTACTGCTCCTATCACCGATGATAATTGCTGAAACGGAAGCGACCACCGAGCTGTAAGCCGTTGTACTATTATAACTCAAAGCTGTGGGGGTATTGCGGAACAATTAAATTGAGACATTTTGATTGACTCCAGGTAAGTTTTAAACGAGACATGTCAATGTATACAACATGACAAAACACATTACACGTTATGAAATAACGTAAACCTGGGATAATCTCCAAGTGAAATTGCCAGTTTGGACGGTAATCCTTTCTGGTTTTACCCTTTCGCTTTCTCTGAGTCCTAATGCATTGGAAGCGTTGAGCAACCGGCGCCTGTTGACAGTGAACGGAAATGCAGCAAACTCAGAAACAGTAAGTTGAAACAATAATATAACTAAAGGCAGACTACTTCCTACAGTTGTAAATTCCATCACATGGCTGCTAAAACGAAGAACATTTGAAGCTATGCAAATATATCAACCGTGGATAGAGAAAGACTCTCAGTACTGTTGTCCAGTAAGATTTGGAACTATTCTGGGGCCTCCATAAAGACTATTCCACATTCGGTCGATTGGAGCGCAGTTCACattgactttttttttgcaaaactCTGTGGCTGTTTGCCCGCGCCACAGCTTTACCAAGCACAGCGACAAAAAAAAACTGTAAACATCAAATAAAGGATTTTATTCCGATTTTACAATATAAGTTCAATACATATTGCTTAAAACAAAGATatcttataaaattatgaaatgtcAGTGGATATACGCACGCTGGGTTTTTTTACAAACATATTTACAACGCATTATGTGATTCAAACGGTTGCTTTAGAATTAACCTTGGTCGAATAAATGATTTTTGGCCTTTTCCTTCTACGAAAGGGAATGATTATTTGTTTTTCTAAAGATCGATATGTTCACTAGGTATAACAATATTTTGTCCTGGTACAACACAGCAAAACGATATGGGGCAAGCGAGTACAGTATAGCAAACCATCTGTATATATTTCCAATCGGAGCGTATGATTACTTTGCAGATGAGTCTTGGTTGTATAGTGCAGTGGATTCGTCCGTGGAAATGCTGTCTACTATTGAGGTCAGGTAACGAAGGCTGCTGGTTCCTGATGATTCCAAGTTGTTTCCTGAATGAGAGAAAACAGTAATCCCGGAAGAAATTAGTGCTTGTTCTCAGAACATGTATTTTCCTTACCTCGGGGCCGTCCCAACATTAAGGGCTTTTCCTGAAGACAAAGTTCCCGGTCGCTAGCAACCAGAACCCGCTGGGCTACTCAACTTGTGACCACAGCTCAAGTTCAAAACATGGTTGTAATTATTATTCGCAAGAACTTGATTCGTTATTATTCTCCGTTATATAGTAAATAAAGTTGTTTTGTTTAAATATAATTCGTTAATTATTGACACTGTGCTTCCTGGCTAATTTTCTAGCAGGCATCAAAAATCAGTAACTGCAATCCCATTGAAtatatgtcggaaggaactgcagatgctggtttaaaccgaagatagacaaaaaaaagctggagtaactcagcgggacaggcagcatctctggagagattccttctctggagagatgatgcctgtcccgctcagttactccagctttttgtgtctatctctcatTCAATGTAAAAACAAATCCTTTCTACAAGCGACTACATTGCGCTTAGAAGCGCGTTTACCTTCTTTGTGTAGTTTGTTTGGgatgttggaatggtcagacaagTTTGCCCATCCAGAAGGACAGGTGTTTGTTCCCCAGTGATCTGCAGCGTCCATCTGTGAATGGAAGTCGAAGACATGAGACAACTTTGTCGTGAACGACCCGGAGTGTCAGAGTCAGTGCACCCCACAACCGGCGTGGCTCTGCTCGCTTACCAGTGAATGGGAGCCATTGCAAGTGTTGATCGACCCCACGTTCTCCTGCAGCTTATCCTGCTGGTCCAGGCTTTGCAGCAGATCTTGGAGCTTCTCGATGTAGTGAATGGCGCTGCGGAGAATCTCCACTTTGGGGAGCCGCTGGTTAGGGTTTGGCACTGTCCTGCGCTTTAACGCCTCGAAAGCCTCGTTgattttcttgagcctcctcctcTCCCTGAGAGTCGCCGCCTTCCTTCTGTCGGTCGTGGCCGATTTCCTCTTGCACGCTTTACATGCCCAGATCAGGCACTGTCCGGGGCAGTGGGACTTGAGACTCGGCGGCGCGTACACGTGTTCCTCGCCGCCGCTGTCACAGCTGGGCTCGGCT from Amblyraja radiata isolate CabotCenter1 chromosome 19, sAmbRad1.1.pri, whole genome shotgun sequence encodes:
- the myf6 gene encoding myogenic factor 6, giving the protein MMELFETNPFYCHDQRYLVGESMVFTQLDGTAVSPLYPGSEDGLSPVGDAGQAEPSCDSGGEEHVYAPPSLKSHCPGQCLIWACKACKRKSATTDRRKAATLRERRRLKKINEAFEALKRRTVPNPNQRLPKVEILRSAIHYIEKLQDLLQSLDQQDKLQENVGSINTCNGSHSLMDAADHWGTNTCPSGWANLSDHSNIPNKLHKEGNNLESSGTSSLRYLTSIVDSISTDESTALYNQDSSAK